The following are encoded in a window of Candidatus Jordarchaeales archaeon genomic DNA:
- a CDS encoding DUF3782 domain-containing protein has translation KVGEILGGLGARWGLASEEAFREGLRGLLERYGVKVSKWEYYDSECMVFKKPSVIEVDVLIRDREHVLVEIKSSVSKEDVDKFLDKAKLYEAVEKVKPSLVIVSPFVHPKAEEYAKANNVKVYTSVRELALKT, from the coding sequence GAAGGTTGGGGAGATATTAGGTGGTTTGGGTGCTAGGTGGGGTTTGGCTAGTGAGGAGGCTTTTAGGGAAGGGCTCCGTGGTTTGTTGGAAAGGTATGGTGTTAAAGTGAGCAAGTGGGAGTATTATGACTCGGAGTGCATGGTATTCAAGAAGCCGAGCGTGATAGAAGTTGATGTGTTAATTAGGGACAGAGAGCATGTTTTGGTCGAGATTAAGTCTAGCGTGAGCAAGGAGGACGTAGACAAGTTCCTTGACAAAGCGAAGCTTTACGAGGCTGTGGAGAAGGTTAAGCCCTCCTTGGTAATAGTTTCTCCTTTCGTGCATCCCAAGGCTGAGGAGTACGCTAAGGCGAACAACGTGAAAGTGTACACCAGTGTTAGGGAGCTTGCCTTGAAAACGTGA
- a CDS encoding uroporphyrinogen decarboxylase family protein produces the protein MNSYERVMSVLRGSGRVDFLPCVNFSSTCTKEFMEYTGAWWPEAHKDPAKMAKLGAAAHRICGLDNITVPFDTLVEAEVFGVPVDFHERYLAWPSAKRPLLKRVVPPIPPGDVARSGRVPVVAEALRLLKAEFEGVAPVNAVVVPPFTSMSYYVFDHTSFMLTLERDPGAVKEVLDEVIEVYAEIVDVYVEAGADIITLCEMGGSASTLHPLLFDELVAPYVRRLAERASIAVLSIPGEALPIMDRVVRCGVDGVAIDHYTPVSDARKILDRLKPGYPLIGNIDPVEVLHEGPEEKIREAVKRVIEEGVSMVAPGSDFWIETPAKHISAMVEATRTFGRR, from the coding sequence TTGAATTCCTACGAGCGCGTCATGTCCGTTTTGAGGGGCAGCGGGCGCGTCGACTTCCTACCCTGCGTCAACTTCTCCTCCACTTGTACCAAGGAATTCATGGAGTACACTGGCGCTTGGTGGCCTGAGGCACACAAAGACCCGGCTAAGATGGCAAAGCTTGGAGCGGCAGCACACAGGATTTGTGGCCTAGACAACATCACGGTTCCATTTGACACCTTAGTCGAAGCCGAGGTTTTCGGTGTCCCCGTTGACTTCCACGAGCGTTACCTGGCTTGGCCGAGCGCTAAGCGCCCCCTTCTAAAACGTGTTGTTCCACCTATACCTCCAGGGGACGTGGCGCGCTCTGGAAGGGTACCAGTGGTAGCTGAGGCCTTAAGGCTTCTGAAAGCTGAGTTTGAAGGCGTCGCACCTGTGAACGCCGTAGTCGTGCCCCCATTCACCAGCATGAGCTACTATGTTTTCGACCACACTTCTTTCATGTTAACCCTGGAAAGGGACCCGGGGGCGGTGAAGGAAGTTCTAGACGAGGTCATAGAAGTCTACGCTGAAATAGTTGATGTTTACGTCGAAGCGGGGGCTGACATCATCACCTTGTGCGAGATGGGCGGGTCGGCCAGCACATTGCACCCTTTGTTGTTCGATGAACTTGTGGCCCCATACGTTAGAAGGCTGGCTGAGCGAGCTAGCATTGCAGTCCTAAGCATTCCGGGCGAGGCGCTGCCCATCATGGATAGAGTAGTTAGGTGCGGCGTAGACGGAGTAGCAATAGACCATTATACACCGGTGAGTGACGCGAGGAAGATCCTTGACCGCTTGAAGCCCGGGTACCCCCTCATAGGGAACATAGACCCAGTCGAAGTTCTCCACGAGGGGCCAGAAGAGAAGATAAGGGAAGCCGTCAAAAGAGTGATAGAAGAAGGGGTAAGCATGGTCGCACCTGGGTCAGACTTCTGGATAGAAACCCCGGCAAAGCACATCTCTGCGATGGTTGAAGCCACGAGGACGTTCGGTAGACGCTAA
- a CDS encoding amidohydrolase family protein: MLVVDAHTHIVDEGWMPRKWWDELAKVYVRALEEMGISMTVDQVKSQIFPNFYDPDASKLIREMDAAGIDVSVICPLDYGLALGEPRVSIEEQNQIFAEVQKKYPKRIIAFASVDPRRPEADKIVRWCFEELGLKGLKLHPASGFYPNEPCVYKLLCVAREFNVPVLFHTGQIVQPLRSKFCNPIYLDDVLLDFPELTIQAAHMGFGWRHELFHMGATKTNLVVDFSGWQIIARNNFRTFCEALRECIDEFGASRVLFGTDGPYLRAAMPDKDFVEMVKNLPKKAPEGITFTEKEIEAIIGGNAKRIHRL, encoded by the coding sequence GTGTTGGTTGTTGATGCGCATACGCATATTGTGGATGAGGGGTGGATGCCGAGGAAGTGGTGGGATGAACTAGCTAAAGTGTATGTGCGAGCCCTTGAGGAGATGGGTATCTCGATGACGGTGGACCAGGTTAAGTCACAGATTTTCCCGAACTTCTATGACCCGGACGCTTCGAAGCTCATAAGGGAGATGGACGCTGCGGGTATAGATGTGAGCGTCATATGTCCTCTTGACTATGGCTTGGCTCTTGGTGAGCCGCGTGTTTCGATAGAGGAGCAGAACCAGATTTTTGCCGAGGTACAAAAGAAGTACCCGAAAAGGATAATTGCCTTTGCGAGTGTTGACCCACGCAGGCCGGAGGCGGATAAGATAGTCAGGTGGTGTTTTGAGGAGCTTGGACTGAAGGGATTAAAGCTTCACCCTGCCTCCGGGTTTTACCCGAACGAGCCCTGCGTGTACAAGTTGTTGTGTGTGGCAAGGGAGTTTAATGTGCCCGTGCTCTTCCACACCGGACAGATAGTTCAGCCTCTTAGGAGCAAGTTCTGTAACCCAATATACCTTGACGATGTGCTCCTTGACTTCCCCGAGCTGACAATACAGGCTGCCCATATGGGGTTCGGGTGGAGGCATGAACTCTTCCACATGGGGGCAACCAAGACAAACCTAGTCGTCGACTTTTCGGGGTGGCAGATCATCGCGCGCAACAACTTTAGAACGTTCTGCGAAGCGCTGAGAGAGTGCATAGACGAGTTCGGTGCGTCGAGAGTCCTCTTTGGAACAGATGGGCCCTATCTGAGGGCGGCCATGCCGGATAAAGACTTCGTGGAAATGGTGAAAAACCTCCCCAAGAAGGCTCCTGAAGGCATAACATTCACAGAGAAGGAGATAGAGGCAATAATTGGGGGAAACGCTAAAAGAATACACAGGCTGTAA
- a CDS encoding family 1 glycosylhydrolase — translation MGEFSDLVFPRGFLWGCAVSAHQVEGNNTNNNWWKWEQEGHTLDKSGKACDHYNRYKKDLDIAKSLNLNTFRTSIEWSRIEPKEGVWSEKEIKHYRKVLEAMRERGLTPMITLHHFTDPLWFAEKGGWEKPESVEIFARFVRKVVEELGDLIPFYNTINEPMVYVVLGYAFGIFPPGEKDILKALTVAKHLLLAHARAYSVIHEVCKEMGYPKPRVGIVHNMMVFEPLDPKDERHVNEANTSDAIYNRWFLECIHTGTIQPPAGQGEEVEGLKDTWDFIGLNYYTRSICIPSPDPARRFAVIPMDAELTDMHYEVYPEGLYKLLVSLKKYEKPVYITENGIATSNDKQRCRFILRHLAEAHRAMREGVDLRGYIYWSLIDNFEWNEGFSKRFGIVEVDYKTLKRTPRESAYMYAEIAGKNKVTADLMQKYLERK, via the coding sequence ATGGGGGAATTTAGTGATTTAGTTTTCCCTAGGGGTTTTCTTTGGGGTTGTGCTGTCTCGGCGCACCAAGTTGAGGGAAACAACACAAACAACAACTGGTGGAAATGGGAACAAGAAGGACACACACTAGACAAATCAGGAAAAGCATGCGACCACTACAACAGGTATAAAAAAGACCTAGACATCGCTAAGAGCCTTAACCTGAACACTTTTAGGACCTCAATTGAGTGGAGCAGGATAGAGCCGAAGGAGGGTGTGTGGAGCGAGAAGGAGATCAAGCACTACCGCAAGGTATTAGAGGCCATGAGGGAGCGCGGTCTTACTCCAATGATAACCTTGCACCACTTCACTGATCCACTGTGGTTTGCCGAGAAGGGAGGATGGGAGAAGCCGGAGAGCGTTGAAATCTTCGCGCGCTTCGTTAGGAAGGTTGTGGAGGAGCTGGGCGACCTAATACCCTTCTACAACACGATAAATGAGCCAATGGTCTACGTGGTCCTAGGCTACGCCTTCGGCATATTCCCTCCAGGGGAAAAAGACATACTGAAGGCTTTAACTGTCGCCAAGCACCTCCTGCTAGCCCACGCCAGGGCATACAGCGTTATACATGAGGTGTGCAAAGAGATGGGTTACCCGAAACCTAGGGTCGGAATAGTTCACAACATGATGGTTTTCGAGCCCTTAGACCCGAAAGACGAGAGACATGTTAACGAGGCAAATACGAGTGACGCGATATACAACAGGTGGTTCCTTGAGTGTATACACACAGGCACAATTCAGCCGCCGGCTGGGCAAGGGGAGGAGGTTGAAGGTCTAAAGGATACGTGGGACTTCATAGGGCTAAACTACTACACGCGAAGCATATGCATCCCCTCTCCTGACCCGGCGAGAAGGTTCGCTGTGATACCAATGGACGCCGAGCTCACAGACATGCACTACGAAGTTTACCCGGAAGGGCTCTACAAGCTCCTCGTAAGCCTCAAGAAGTACGAGAAGCCGGTATACATAACCGAGAACGGGATCGCGACGTCCAACGACAAGCAGAGGTGCAGGTTCATTCTACGCCACCTAGCGGAGGCTCACAGGGCTATGCGTGAGGGAGTAGACTTAAGAGGTTACATCTACTGGTCGCTCATAGACAACTTCGAGTGGAACGAAGGGTTCAGCAAGAGGTTTGGAATAGTAGAAGTAGACTACAAGACTCTCAAGAGGACGCCGAGGGAAAGCGCCTACATGTACGCTGAAATAGCGGGAAAAAACAAGGTTACAGCAGACCTCATGCAAAAATACCTCGAACGAAAATGA
- a CDS encoding alpha/beta fold hydrolase gives MRRTTSLALTILVLVGLSFGIAAGVNASKIPNEQYWLPSLLLSEGLPAAQPAIRPIVFVHGGAGSAQQFETQAMRFTSNDYPPEYIRVFEYDSSFTVESFDAVLERLDAFIDKVLEETKADKVDLVGHSLGTVVSLQYLAYAPHRLKVAHYVNIDGSGGQRAPRGIPTLALWSNLSTARVMLGATRNIWIPSQTHTELCTSAETFAEMYKFLTGREPKTLDIVPEDDITVEGRVVIFPHNIYNDEVEAILEIWEVNNSTGQRSGSQPVATFNITGPDGRWGPFKAKPGTYYEFAIVREGRPVHHIYREPFMRSNYWVTLLTSAPGGVSDYVNVSENHVMLLFMRNKEFWGDQGIKNDELWINGTNVINQNNCPVAKLVCGIWVYDKDSDGKSNINTPIEVFHRLLFQTGVDLYIPASPGGAGVINITLVSRGGESIRTINVPNWPSDSPDGGHRITVHFNDYTPSTSSSKARVYTAQCVDQPSEQSQPAAVSLFCKASAAGNGLLATDSIRVKLACQFPNFFYPGVNPETRFSGK, from the coding sequence TTGCGTAGGACGACTAGTCTAGCTCTGACGATTCTGGTTCTCGTTGGACTGTCGTTCGGCATTGCCGCGGGCGTTAACGCTTCAAAGATTCCAAACGAGCAGTACTGGTTGCCCTCACTGCTGCTAAGTGAAGGGCTTCCTGCAGCTCAGCCTGCCATTAGACCCATAGTTTTCGTTCACGGCGGTGCAGGTTCAGCACAGCAGTTTGAGACCCAAGCCATGCGTTTCACGAGCAACGATTATCCGCCCGAGTACATAAGGGTGTTCGAGTACGATTCAAGTTTCACCGTAGAGTCCTTCGATGCAGTCCTAGAGCGGCTTGACGCGTTCATCGACAAGGTTTTAGAGGAGACTAAAGCTGACAAGGTGGATCTTGTAGGCCACTCGCTTGGCACAGTGGTCTCCTTACAGTACCTGGCTTACGCACCCCACCGCCTTAAGGTAGCACACTACGTGAACATAGATGGTAGTGGTGGGCAGAGGGCGCCCAGGGGTATACCAACACTGGCTCTCTGGTCTAACCTATCCACGGCGCGCGTAATGCTAGGAGCTACTAGGAACATATGGATTCCGAGTCAGACGCACACCGAACTTTGCACCTCCGCCGAGACTTTCGCTGAAATGTACAAATTTCTTACTGGAAGGGAGCCTAAAACATTAGACATAGTTCCTGAGGACGATATCACTGTTGAAGGGCGAGTAGTCATCTTCCCGCACAACATATATAACGATGAAGTCGAAGCGATCCTAGAAATATGGGAGGTTAACAATTCGACTGGACAGAGAAGTGGAAGCCAGCCTGTTGCAACCTTTAACATAACCGGACCCGACGGGAGATGGGGGCCGTTTAAAGCTAAGCCGGGCACATACTACGAGTTTGCCATCGTCCGCGAGGGGAGACCTGTACACCACATATATCGTGAGCCGTTTATGAGGAGCAACTACTGGGTTACCCTTCTCACATCGGCTCCGGGAGGGGTATCCGACTACGTTAACGTGAGCGAAAACCATGTGATGCTCCTCTTCATGCGAAACAAGGAGTTTTGGGGTGATCAAGGGATCAAGAATGATGAGCTTTGGATAAACGGGACTAACGTGATCAATCAAAACAACTGCCCCGTCGCGAAACTAGTTTGCGGGATATGGGTCTACGATAAGGACTCAGACGGAAAAAGCAATATCAATACTCCGATAGAGGTCTTCCACAGATTGCTGTTCCAGACAGGGGTCGACCTCTACATCCCCGCAAGCCCAGGCGGGGCGGGCGTGATTAACATCACACTTGTATCGCGAGGAGGCGAAAGCATCCGAACCATAAATGTCCCCAACTGGCCTTCAGATTCGCCCGATGGAGGACACAGGATAACAGTGCACTTCAACGATTACACGCCATCCACCAGCTCTTCCAAGGCGCGCGTTTACACTGCACAGTGTGTCGACCAGCCTAGCGAGCAAAGCCAGCCAGCAGCAGTTAGCCTGTTTTGCAAGGCATCAGCTGCCGGAAACGGACTACTGGCCACGGACAGCATACGGGTTAAGTTAGCCTGCCAATTCCCCAATTTTTTCTATCCTGGCGTTAATCCTGAAACACGTTTTTCGGGAAAATGA